A genomic stretch from Rhodothermales bacterium includes:
- a CDS encoding TetR/AcrR family transcriptional regulator: MPRPRKYDPEVVVEKAMHVFWEKGYEATSVQDLVEATGINRFSMYQAFGDKRGLFLQALDYYFRHVLPQIVHLSEKSSGGVATIRRYFEALETTVTSPLGHRGCFGQNTGVELARKDEIALEPLNSMYAELDRNFERALETARERGSIRDDTPVAEIARFLVTIAQGMILMAKTGRDHHFVRSSKRQVNALLDRL, from the coding sequence ATGCCCCGACCGAGAAAGTATGATCCCGAAGTGGTGGTCGAGAAGGCCATGCATGTCTTCTGGGAGAAGGGCTACGAGGCAACGTCCGTGCAGGATCTCGTCGAGGCGACCGGCATCAACCGGTTCAGCATGTACCAGGCCTTCGGCGACAAACGCGGTCTCTTCCTGCAAGCACTGGACTACTATTTCCGGCACGTGCTTCCACAGATTGTGCATCTGTCCGAGAAGTCATCCGGTGGTGTGGCGACCATTCGCAGGTATTTCGAGGCACTGGAAACAACGGTTACGTCACCGCTCGGGCATCGAGGGTGTTTCGGCCAGAATACCGGCGTTGAGCTAGCGCGCAAAGACGAGATCGCTCTCGAGCCGCTCAACAGCATGTATGCGGAGCTAGACCGGAATTTCGAGCGCGCGCTTGAGACCGCCCGAGAAAGGGGATCCATCAGAGACGATACGCCTGTTGCCGAGATCGCACGCTTCCTCGTCACGATCGCGCAGGGTATGATACTGATGGCCAAGACCGGCCGGGATCATCATTTCGTTCGGAGCAGCAAGCGCCAGGTCAATGCGCTGCTTGACCGGCTGTAG
- a CDS encoding CBS domain-containing protein — protein MKTTIGHILSAKGNDVLTIQRTATVYEAIEQMESNRVGSIIVLKDADVAGIFTERDYLRRVVLRGRTSKTCPVGDVMTENLVCVDPKYTVEECLAIMTEKKIRHLPVMEGGKLAGLVSIGDLVKTISENAQARVHYLTDYITGKYPA, from the coding sequence ATGAAAACTACGATCGGCCATATCCTGTCAGCCAAGGGAAACGATGTCCTCACCATTCAACGGACAGCTACCGTATACGAGGCTATCGAGCAGATGGAATCGAATCGGGTCGGATCCATCATCGTATTGAAGGATGCAGACGTTGCCGGCATCTTTACGGAACGCGACTACCTTCGCCGGGTCGTGCTGCGCGGCCGGACCTCGAAGACGTGCCCCGTCGGCGATGTCATGACCGAAAACCTCGTCTGCGTCGACCCGAAGTACACCGTCGAAGAGTGTCTGGCGATTATGACGGAGAAAAAGATTCGTCACCTGCCCGTGATGGAGGGAGGAAAGCTGGCCGGATTGGTATCTATCGGGGATCTCGTCAAAACAATCTCCGAGAACGCTCAGGCGCGTGTTCACTATCTGACGGACTACATCACCGGCAAATATCCCGCCTGA
- a CDS encoding DUF2461 domain-containing protein, whose amino-acid sequence MSEFSGFPKSAFKFFTDLKQNNNRDWFTANKSVYVESVLEPAKLFIQALGERLTGIHPHIHFDTATNGSGSMFRIYRDVRFGKDKSPYKTHLGMVFWLDGNRKKTESPGYYFGMSDGPPQIHGGHHQFGKEHLKAYREYVSDPAHGDELREILARIEEEGFETGVQHYKQVPRGYAKDHANADLLRYNGVVATSKKIPVKVARSAQLVETCFDRCLTMAPLLFWLRDMEAKQ is encoded by the coding sequence ATGTCAGAGTTTTCAGGATTCCCAAAATCTGCCTTCAAGTTTTTCACGGACCTGAAGCAGAACAACAATCGCGACTGGTTCACCGCCAACAAGTCGGTTTACGTTGAATCGGTTCTCGAGCCGGCGAAGCTGTTCATTCAGGCCCTGGGTGAACGGCTCACCGGCATCCACCCGCACATCCATTTCGACACGGCCACGAATGGCAGTGGATCGATGTTCAGGATCTATCGCGACGTCCGCTTCGGTAAAGACAAGTCCCCCTACAAGACTCACCTGGGTATGGTTTTCTGGTTGGACGGCAACCGGAAGAAGACGGAGTCGCCGGGGTACTACTTCGGGATGAGTGACGGGCCGCCGCAGATTCATGGCGGGCACCATCAATTTGGCAAGGAACACCTCAAGGCCTATCGGGAATACGTATCCGATCCGGCACACGGTGACGAATTGCGCGAGATACTCGCGAGGATCGAGGAGGAAGGATTTGAGACCGGGGTACAGCATTACAAGCAGGTGCCGCGCGGCTACGCGAAAGATCACGCGAACGCGGACTTGCTGCGGTACAACGGAGTAGTGGCAACCTCAAAGAAGATCCCCGTCAAGGTGGCGCGCTCTGCGCAACTCGTGGAGACGTGCTTCGACAGGTGCCTTACGATGGCACCGCTACTGTTCTGGCTGCGGGATATGGAAGCAAAGCAATAA